A region of Plectropomus leopardus isolate mb unplaced genomic scaffold, YSFRI_Pleo_2.0 unplaced_scaffold13270, whole genome shotgun sequence DNA encodes the following proteins:
- the LOC121963920 gene encoding uncharacterized protein LOC121963920: MYLPLLFTLSLCWWAEASRSLWSDTPTLLISSDEIEDGESVRVSCLLPIDYRGGLCRLYREHARKPFKVMTATDYICVFTLSSRELLGKHPVGSRVLFTCDYHLQQYTSVHSDIRGVTVWGSSPRPALSASRRFASPYDSVEVTCTLPLSSVSSCQFYSNQNYIAGGSCNRNLTGTQLAIWEKPGLLLAVNLTCRYHPERHRHIRSEPSAHTLLFVVGKEPITVILSHNHSQSQPAEHLRGQRDLSK; encoded by the exons GGTGGGCGGAGGCCAGCAGGTCACTGTGGAGCG ACACACCGACGCTCCTCATCAGCAGCGATGAGATCGAGGACGGAGAGTCGGTGCGCGTCAGCTGTTTGCTGCCCATCGACTACAGAGGAGGCCTCTGCCGGCTGTACCGAGAACACGCCCGCAAACCCTTCAAGGTGATGACAGCGACGGACTACATCTGCGTCTTCACGCTCAGCTCCCGTGAGCTGCTGGGGAAACACCCGGTGGGCAGCCGCGTCCTTTTCACGTGCGACTACCACCTGCAGCAGTACACCTCCGTGCACAGTGACATCAGAGGCGTGACGGTCTGGG GTTCCAGTCCACGTCCCGCTCTGTCCGCCAGCCGTCGCTTCGCGTCACCTTATGACAGCGTGGAAGTCACCTGCACGCTGCCGCTGAGCTCTGTCTCCAGCTGTCAGTTCTACAGTAACCAGAACTACATCGCGGGGGGGTCCTGCAACAGGAACCTGACCGGTACTCAGCTCGCCATCTGGGAGAAACCGGGCCTGCTGCTCGCCGTCAACCTGACCTGCAGGTACCATCCAGAGCGCCACCGCCACATCCGCTCCGAGCCCAGCGCCCACACCCTGCTGTTTGTTGTCGGTAAGGAGCCAATCACAGTCATCCTGAGTCACAatcacagccaatcacagccggCTGAACACCTGAGAGGCCAGAGAGACCTTTCAAAGtaa